From Faecalicatena sp. Marseille-Q4148:
TTTTTTCCCTTCTTCATGTTTCGTGTGCTGCATCACAGAAATATATGCCTCTTCATACACTGCCCCCAACTCCTTCTGTAACAATACAGAATCACTGACAATCACGGCATCTTTTTTCTTACTCAGCCTCACTTTTGTCGCACCCAGATCCTGCAGCATCTTTTCCATGTCTCCAAATGCATTCTGCTTGCTAAAATGTTCATATACTTTTTCCGGACAAATAAAAATATCTACAGCACCTGCTCCAATCAGAGTACTGAGCGCCAGCATTGTGTCTGCCGACTGTTCTTCCGCCGAAAAATTAGTCTGAATCACGACTTTATCGTATTTGCCGTTTTTCCCCATGTATTTTTTCAGTGCCGCTTCAAACGAAGCCGTATCACTTTGTCCGGCACCGACTACTACTGCATTAACAAGCACGTTTTCACGGCTGGCTGCATAAGCAGAATAAGCCACATGCAGAATTACGCCTGCAAATACCGGTACAAGAAGCCATATTTTGTAATAAGTCCAAAGATAATCCAGTTTTTCTTTTAAACTCATGCCTTTCATTTTTTCCCGCATTGTATATCCTCGCTTTCTTTTCCGTTCATCTTTGCACAAATTGTCTGCATACAATTCATCAGTTGGATAACATTATAAGCAAAAACGATTTCCGCTACAAGTCTAAATTACTTTTCTGTTATATATTTTCATTTCTAAAATGAACAATCTATGTTACACTAGATAAAATAAGGAGGAACTATTATGGAACACAATACATTACCTCATCATCACGGAGAGTCTATGGACGAACTTCTCACACATATCCCGGATATCAATGATTTCCAGACGGTCGCTTCCGTCTTCAAGCAGCTAAGCGATCCAACCCGCGTGCGGATCTTCTGGATCTTATGCCACTGCGAAGAATGTGTCATCAACATTTCTGCCATGATGGAGATGAGCAGTCCGGCAGTCGCCCATCATCTGCGCCTCTTGCGTACGAGCGGCCTCATTGAATCCAGACGCGAAGGCAAAGAAACTTACTACCGCGCCAGCCAGTCTGAGAAAGCGCAGTCACTTCACCGGATGATTGAACAGATGATGGAGATTTCCTGCATCGGAACTCATTAGAACAGCAATGCAATATGATAGATCACAAAGGATGCAATCCATGCAATCACACACTGTCCTGCCGCCATAGCGACAGCCCATTTCCCACCGAGTTCTCGTTTCACTGATGCAATTGCTGCCACACAAGGCGTATAAAGCAGGCAGAACACAAGCAGCGCTCCTGCACCCGCAAGTGTAAGAGAGCTCTGCAAAGCGGCTGTGCTGCCGAATAACACGGTAAGAGAAGATACGACACTCTCTTTCGCCATGACCCCTGAGATGAGCGCTGTCACAATTCTCCAGTCTCCAAAGCCAACCGGAATAAATACCGGCGCAAGAACGCCTGCTGCAAGAGCCAGCATACTATCATGGGAATCGGAAACCATATTAAGTCCTGTATCAAAGTTCTGAAGGAACCAGATTACGATTGTGGCAAGAAAGATTACCGTAAAAGCTCTCTGAAGGAAATCCTTCGCCTTATCCCAAAGCAGATGAAGCACATTCTTCGCTCCCGGCATACGATAGTTCGGAAGCTCCATAACAAACGGTACTGCTTCTCCTTTAAATGCTGTTTTCTTAAAGATCAATGCCATCAAAATTCCCATTACAATTCCAAATACATACAGCCCGATCATCACAAGCGCACCGTGTTTCGGGAAAAATGCTGCCGTGAAAAATGCATAGATCGGAAGCTTTGCCGTACAGCTCATAAATGGCGTCAGAAGAATCGTCATCTTGCGGTCACGCTCAGAAGGCAGTGTACGGCTTGCCATAACTCCCGGCACCGTACATCCAAATCCAATGAGCATCGGCACAATGCTTCGTCCGGAAAGACCGAGTTTCCGAAGAAGCTTATCCATGATAAAGGCAACTCTTGCCATATACCCGCTGTCTTCTAACAGAGACAGGAAGAAAAACAGTGTCACAATAATCGGCAGGAAGCTTAACACGCCGCCAACCCCATTAAAAATACCGTCAATCACAAGGGAACGAATCACTGAACTGACATTTGCAGCCGCCATTGCCTGATCTGCCAGCACTGTTAAAGATTCAATTCCGCTCTCAAGCAGTCCCTGCAAAAATGCTCCAATAACATTAAAGGTCAGCCAGAATACGAGTCCCATAATTGCCACAAATGCCGGAATTCCTGTATATTTGCCTGTAAGAAGCCGGTCAATCCTGCGGCTTCGAATACGTTCTCTGCTTTCTTTTGGTTTAATAACCGTCTTACTGCATACCATTTCGATATAGTCAAAACGCATCTGAGCCACTGCCGCCGAGCGATCCATACCGGTCTCCTCTTCTGTCTGCTTCGCAATATCTTCCAAAAGCCGTTTTTCGTTTTCTGTAAGCTTTAACTGTTCTGCGAGCTGATCATCGCCCTCCATCATTTTGCTCGCCACAAACCGAATCGGAATCTCTGCCTGTTGTGTATGATCTTCAATCAAATGCATGACCGCATGGATTCCCCGGTGAAGTCCTTCATCTTTCTTACAGAAATCAATTTCCTGCGGCCGCTCCTGATATTTGGCAACATGGACTGCATGGCGCACCAACTCCTCAATTCCTTCGCCTTTTGCCGCTGAAATAGGAATTACCGGAACTCCGAGAGCTTCTTCCATTTCATTGACAAGTACAGATCCGTCATTGATTAAAAGCTCATCCATCATATTCAGCGCCACTACCATCGGAATTCCAAGCTCCAGAAGCTGCATCGTCAGATAAAGATTTCTCTCGATATTCGTTGCATCTACAATATTGATGATTCCTTTCGGCTTCTCCCGGATTACGAATTCTCTCGTCACAATTTCTTCACTGCTGTATGGCGACATGGAGTAAATTCCCGGCAGATCGGTAATTAACGTATTGTCATAGCCTCTAATCACTCCGTCTTTTCTGTCTACGGTAACGCCCGGAAAATTTCCTACATGCTGTTTCGATCCTGTCAGCTGGTTGAACAGCGTTGTCTTTCCGCAGTTCTGATTGCCCACAAGTGCAAATGTCAGTGTCTCATTCTCCGGAAGCGGCTGTTCTTCCTTCCGGTTGTGGAATTTTCCTCCTTCTCCATATCCCGGATGGTGCGTTTCCTGCCGCGCTGCCTTTGTCTGCCGCGGCTGTACACTTCCTTTCTTTGGTTCATGTGCTGCACTGATCTCAATGTTCTTCGCATCGTCCAGACGGATTGTCAGCTCATAGCCATGGATCCGCAGCTCAATCGGATCTCCCATAGGCGCATACTTGATCACCGTAACTTCCGTTCCCTGGATCAACCCCATATCAAGAAAGTGTTGGCGTAACGCCCCTTCGCCGCCAACAGACAGTATCGTTGCCGTACTGCCAATCTGCAATTCGCTTAAATTCATTATATCACTCTCCTCATTAGTTCTGTCTAACTTATGAACTAAAAGACAGCAACGGCATTCACACCGCTGCGTCTTCTATTACCTTCATTTTACGTTCATTTTTCTTTCTCTTCCTGTCGACAAATCTCCACATCTTCATCGAACAGATTTTTTGCTCAATTATTATAACATACTTTTACAGAGAATGCACCCTTAAAGCGCGAATTGCATTTAAAACTGCAATGACCATAACACCGACATCTGCAAAGATCGCAAACCACATATTTGCAATACCGATAGCTCCAAGACCAAGACATCCAAATTTAATTACAAGAGCAAATATAATGTTCTGGTATACAATACCAAGACATTTGCGGGAAATTTTAATCGCTTTTGCGATCTTCATCGGATCATCGTCCATTAAAACAACATCTGCCGCCTCAATGGCTGCATCCGATCCCATAGCTCCCATGGCAATTCCAATATCTGCCCGTGTCAAAACCGGCGCATCATTGATGCCGTCTCCGACAAATGCCAGTTTCTCCTTGCCGGATTTCGCAGCCAGAAGCTCTTCTACCTTTGTTACTTTATCTCCCGGAAGCAGTTCGCTGTATACTTCATCAATTCCAAGACTTCCTGCGACTTCTTCTGCCACCCGTTTTGCATCTCCGGTCAGCATAATGGTCTTCTTCACACCGGCTTTTTTCAATTCTGCCAGCGCTTCTTTGGCGTGTGGTTTTATCACATCCGAAATTACAATGTGGCCTGCATATTCTCCATTGATCGCCATATGGATAATTGTTCCGACCTTATGGCAGTCTTTATAAGCAATGCCAAGCTGATCCATTAATTTACCATTTCCTGCCGCTACTTCATTGCCGTCTACCTTTGCAATAATGCCATGTCCGCTTACTTCGCTGACGTCTGTTACGCGATTTCTGTCAATTTCTTTGCCGTAAGCCCGCTGAATACTCTTACTGATCGGATGCGAGGAAGCACATTCCGCCAGTGCCGCATATTCCAACAGTTTCTCGTCCTCCAGCTTATTGTGGTGGATACCACTTACTTCAAATACTCCCTGTGTTAGTGTTCCTGTCTTATCAAATACAACGCAGTCAGCCTGGGACAATGTCTCCATATAGTTCGATCCTTTAATCAGAACGCCTTCCTTGCTGGCACCGCCGATTCCTGCGAAAAAGCTTAGCGGAATACTGATGACAAGGGCGCAAGGGCAGCTAATAACAAGGAACGTAAGGGCACGGTAAATCCAATCGCTCCAATGAGCAGGTCCGCCGAGGAAAAGCATCTGTACCAAAGGCGGGATGACTGCCAGCGCAAGGGCTCCATAGCAGACCGCCGGTGTATATACTCTTGCAAATTTGGAAATAAAATTCTCGGATTTTGACTTGCGGGAGCTGGAATTCTCAACAAGCTCCAGAATCTTGGAAACGGTAGATTCCCCGAATTCTCTTGTCGTACGTACTTTCAGCACACCTGTCATATTAATGCATCCGCTAATAATTTCATCGCCTGACTTCACGTCTCTTGGAAGACTTTCTCCCGTCAGCGCGCTCGTATTTAAGCTGGAAGCGCCTTCTAATACAATACCGTCAATCGGAACTTTCTCACCCGGCTGAACAATAATTACGCTGTCCACCATAACTTCATCCGGATCTACCTGCTCAAGTTTCCCATCTCTCTCTACATTAGCGTAATCCGGTCGGATATCCATTAGCGCACTGATATTCTTGCGGCTCTTTCCTACAGCATAACTCTGGAATAACTCCCCAACCTGGTAGAACAGCATAACAGCAATCGCCTCGTTATAATCTCCGCTGCCTGAATAAATTGCCAGTACAAATGCACCAACAGTAGCAATTGCCATAAGGAAATTCTCATCAAATACTCTCCGGTTTACGATGCCCTTTCCGGCTTTTCTTAAAATATCATATCCAATTACCAGATATGCTGCCAAATACAACAACAGCTGAAGCAGCCCCCTTACCGGAACGATATTCAGCAGAATTACCATAACACTCGCTATGATAATGCGGGTCAGCATCTTTTTCTGTTTCTTATTCATAACGGCATACCCTCCTTTTATCTCATATTCCTCTGAAATTTATTTATCGGATTCCTCTTATTTTTATCATATTTTTGCACCCCGTTTGCAAGTTACATTCGGGGTGCATCCTTATCTTTTCTCTTAAAATTCAATTTCGCAATCAGACTCAACTTTTTTGCAGGCTTTCAGAACTTCCTTCATAACTGCTTTCGGTTCTGCACCTTCTTCGAACTCAACGATCATTTTCTGTGTCATAAAATTCACTGTCGCATCAGCAACTCCGGCTGTCTTCTTTGTAGCTGCCTCCATCAGATTTGCACAGTTTGCACAGTCTACTTCAATTTTGTAAGTTTTTTTCATGGTATCTTCTCCTTTTTCTCCCATACTTCTTCGCTTCAACAATTAAGTAATTGTTTAATCTTTATGGTTTTACTATATCCGATACACACAGAAATGTCAAGAGATATATAAATTTTTGAGAAAAAAAGACCAACCCGCGCTTTGGCTGGTTGATCTTTCATTATATTGTATTTATTTTTCAGTTTTTTCGTAATGATATGTCGGAACCAGTCTCGCCACATGCTCACGGATATCTCCTTTATCTTCATAAGCGTGGTCTTTCAGTTCCTTCAATTCATCAAAGAATTTCTCTTCATCGAAATCAATCGGCTTACCGACATAGATGAGTTCATTTTCTGTCTTCTGCAGTCCTTCTTCATTCATAAGAAGTTCTTCATACAGTTTCTCTCCCGGACGGAGACCTGTGTATTTGATCTCAATATCCACATCCGGCTGCAGACCGGAAAGCTTGATCATATTTGCCGCAAGATCAGCAATCTTCACTGGCTCACCCATATCCAGAACAAAGATCTCACCGTCTTTCGCATAAGCGCCCGCCTGAAGTACAAGCGATACTGCCTCCGGGATTGTCATAAAGAAGCGGATGATATTTGGATGTGTTACCGTTACCGGACCGCCTTCTTCAATCTGTTTTCGGAAAATCGGAATCACACTTCCGTTACTTCCAAGTACGTTCCCGAAGCGTACTGCTGCGAATTGTGTATGTCTTGACTCTCTCGCAAAACTCTGGATTACCATTTCACAGAGACGTTTTGATGCTCCCATAATATTTGTTGGATTTACCGCTTTATCTGTAGAGATCAGGATAAACTTATCGGTATGATACTCTTCTGCACATTTTGCCACATTATATGTACCGAATACATTATTCTTAATTGCTTCGTTTGGACTGTCCTCCATAAGCGGCACATGTTTATGCGCTGCCGCATGATATACAATCTGCGGACGATAATCTCTGAAAATCTCTTCCACACGATGCGTATTTCTCACAGAGCCAATAAGCACAACCAGATCCAGTTCCGGATGTGTTTTTCTCAGTTCCAACTGAATGTCATACGCATTATTCTCATAAATATCAAATATGATCAGCTGTTTCGCACCGTAGTCAGCGACCTGACGGCAAAGCTCACTTCCGATAGATCCGCCGCCCCCGGTTATAAGAACAACTTTTCCTTTGACATATTTCATAACAATCTCGAGGTCTGTTTTGACCGGATCTCTTCCAAGAAGATCATTGATATCTACTTTTCTTAACTGTGAAACTGTAACTTCTCCTTTTACAAGTTCGTATGTTCCCGGAAGAACAGATACACGGCACTTGCAGTCCTTGCATATTTCAAGAATTTCTCGTTTCTGTCTGTTTGTCATTGATGGAATTGCAAGAATAATCTCTTCAATACCATATTTTCCCACTGCTTCATGAATATATTCACGTCCTCCAATGATCGGAATTCCAAGAAGATATGTCCCTTTCTTATGCGGTGTGTCATCAATGATACATGGAATCTCACGATTCAGATAACGACTCCCTTTCAGTTCTCGCACAAGTGCAGCTCCTGCTTCACCAGCACCAATAACCATTGTACGAACTGGTTTTCCAACATCCTCAACCTTTAATCTCTGCTGCCATGTTCTTACAAATCGATAGAAAAACCGGCCAGCTGTAATAAACACCATCAGAAGAACTGTGTTAATTGGATAGTAGCTTCGCGGCATCTCAATTCTCATAAAATACATTCCAATAATCTGTACCGCACCAGCTACAATACAGGCCATCACAATATTCACTTCTTCATTTACACTCGCAAAGCTCCACAAACTGTCATATAGCTTAAAAAATGAAAAAATGATAATTGCCGCTATTGTATTAATTAATGCATAATGCTCATATCCTTCAATATATTGCACATCGATCATTTTATAAGAAAAATCAAATCTTGCCAGCAATGCAAGAATGCAAGATGCTTGAATTGCTATCACATCATATATCATCAGCAAAAACACTCTTGCTTTTTTGCTTTTGTAATCTACTGCTTTTTCCACTTTATCTCCCTCTGTTTTCTTCCAGTCCTTTAAACTATTCCGTAAGAACTTCTCCATTAATTACTTGCTGCATTTTCTGCTTAATAGATGCCACTGATGCCTCATCTGGCCACATTACATATAATAACTGTGAGCCTGATGAAAAACAAGCTTCTTTGCCTCCCTGTCCAATTGCATTCGCTGATACAATATTCCACTCTGCACCGTCATTTAACTGCATTTGAATTAACTCTGCCATTTCTTCTGATGTCATATTGGTCTCTACGCTGTCGCTGACTTCTGTCAGAAGTTGATTTGCATTTTTTAAAATAGCCGGAGACATTGCCTTTCTAAGCATCGCTGTCAAAACAGCCTCCTGATTTCTTCCTCTCTGATTATCCCCTGCTGCAAAGCTGTGACGCTCTCTTGAAAATGCCAGCGCTGCTGCTCCGTTTAAATGATTTAATCCTTCATTAAACGTATACCCTCCTGCACTGAATGCATACTCTGAATTGACATCCACTCCTCCGAGAATATCAACAATCTTAATTAATGATGTAAAGTTTACTTTTGCATAATAACTGATATCAATTCCATAAATAGACTCTAATGTAGACATGGATGCATCTACACCATAAATTCCGGCATGTGTCAATTTATCCCTTTGTTCTCCTGAAATATCCGGAATCGGAACATAATAATCACGAGGAGTTGTTGTTAATAATATCTGTTTTGTTTTTGTATTTACAGTTACAATAATATTAACATCGCTTCGGCTTGTCATAGTGATTGGCCCAGACACATCAATACCACTGATATACAAGCTGAATGTATCCTGATTTTTTATCTGATCCGATGACTCTCCTTCAATTTTAGTATCAATTCCATACTGATAGAGAATTTTTACCTGATCCGAATATCCTTCGATCAGCTCATCCAAAATACCTTCAAATGCCTGATTATAAATAGCTGCTTCCACTTCACCATTTAAAAGTGCTTGTCCTAACTCCTGAACAGTTGCATAGTCTGTTACATTAATCTCTCTTCCCACAGTATCATTGATTTTCTGAATCATCAAATCAGTATTATCTCTATCTGAAACTATCTGCTTTCCAAAACGATAATTTCCAGCATCTTTCAATTCAACTGCTGCATCTTCTTTTTTCACAACAACAATCATATTATCTGTCTTATATGTTGCACCGCCAACTTTTCTCATAGCATTGTCTGTCTTTAGCAGCCAGAAAAGTGCAAATACTGTTGAAATACACACAATAATACTAATAACAATTCCACCAATGTATGCTTTATTTTTTACAAACTGCAGCCCAAATGAAACTGCCAGCAGGAGAAAAAGTACCACTCCCATCACTGCAAGATATTTCATTGGAATCATTCCACTTGTCCAGAGTACACCAAACAATGTCAAACTGCAAATTAACTGAATAACACAGATTAACTTTCCTACAATGTGTTTTCCCATAAATACCCTTCTTTCTTAACTGTATATTTGTTTCTTTTATCATCTGAGTTTATATTTTTTTATTTCTAAGAACTGCAACACCATTCCTCCAGAAAATCTGCTCCATATAATCATGTCCATGCTTTCTTTCAACATATACTGCAGCTTTTTTTATGGCCGGAGGTCGATACTCCGGATCATGTGCATCTGTGCCTACCAAATGTACAAGATGTTCTTTCATTATAGATTTAATAAAATGTTTTATCGTAAATCCACCAATAATACTAGATGCATTTACCTGAATATAAGCTCCCATTTCTACAAGAGAACGAACCTTATCAATATTTTTTGTAAGACATAAATAGCGCTCCACATGAGCTATAATCACACGGTAACCTTTCATCTGAACTTCCTGGACCGCTCTTTGAATATAAGAAAACGGAGCCTCCGTTGAAAATTCAATTAGAATATAACTTGATTTTCCAATCGTTGCAATTGTACCCTGATCAAGCTCTTCCAGAATCTCCTGAACGAAAAATACTTCCATGCCAGGGTAAATCTTCATATTCAT
This genomic window contains:
- a CDS encoding winged helix-turn-helix transcriptional regulator encodes the protein MEHNTLPHHHGESMDELLTHIPDINDFQTVASVFKQLSDPTRVRIFWILCHCEECVINISAMMEMSSPAVAHHLRLLRTSGLIESRREGKETYYRASQSEKAQSLHRMIEQMMEISCIGTH
- the feoB gene encoding ferrous iron transport protein B — translated: MNLSELQIGSTATILSVGGEGALRQHFLDMGLIQGTEVTVIKYAPMGDPIELRIHGYELTIRLDDAKNIEISAAHEPKKGSVQPRQTKAARQETHHPGYGEGGKFHNRKEEQPLPENETLTFALVGNQNCGKTTLFNQLTGSKQHVGNFPGVTVDRKDGVIRGYDNTLITDLPGIYSMSPYSSEEIVTREFVIREKPKGIINIVDATNIERNLYLTMQLLELGIPMVVALNMMDELLINDGSVLVNEMEEALGVPVIPISAAKGEGIEELVRHAVHVAKYQERPQEIDFCKKDEGLHRGIHAVMHLIEDHTQQAEIPIRFVASKMMEGDDQLAEQLKLTENEKRLLEDIAKQTEEETGMDRSAAVAQMRFDYIEMVCSKTVIKPKESRERIRSRRIDRLLTGKYTGIPAFVAIMGLVFWLTFNVIGAFLQGLLESGIESLTVLADQAMAAANVSSVIRSLVIDGIFNGVGGVLSFLPIIVTLFFFLSLLEDSGYMARVAFIMDKLLRKLGLSGRSIVPMLIGFGCTVPGVMASRTLPSERDRKMTILLTPFMSCTAKLPIYAFFTAAFFPKHGALVMIGLYVFGIVMGILMALIFKKTAFKGEAVPFVMELPNYRMPGAKNVLHLLWDKAKDFLQRAFTVIFLATIVIWFLQNFDTGLNMVSDSHDSMLALAAGVLAPVFIPVGFGDWRIVTALISGVMAKESVVSSLTVLFGSTAALQSSLTLAGAGALLVFCLLYTPCVAAIASVKRELGGKWAVAMAAGQCVIAWIASFVIYHIALLF
- the cadA gene encoding cadmium-translocating P-type ATPase, with the translated sequence MNKKQKKMLTRIIIASVMVILLNIVPVRGLLQLLLYLAAYLVIGYDILRKAGKGIVNRRVFDENFLMAIATVGAFVLAIYSGSGDYNEAIAVMLFYQVGELFQSYAVGKSRKNISALMDIRPDYANVERDGKLEQVDPDEVMVDSVIIVQPGEKVPIDGIVLEGASSLNTSALTGESLPRDVKSGDEIISGCINMTGVLKVRTTREFGESTVSKILELVENSSSRKSKSENFISKFARVYTPAVCYGALALAVIPPLVQMLFLGGPAHWSDWIYRALTFLVISCPCALVISIPLSFFAGIGGASKEGVLIKGSNYMETLSQADCVVFDKTGTLTQGVFEVSGIHHNKLEDEKLLEYAALAECASSHPISKSIQRAYGKEIDRNRVTDVSEVSGHGIIAKVDGNEVAAGNGKLMDQLGIAYKDCHKVGTIIHMAINGEYAGHIVISDVIKPHAKEALAELKKAGVKKTIMLTGDAKRVAEEVAGSLGIDEVYSELLPGDKVTKVEELLAAKSGKEKLAFVGDGINDAPVLTRADIGIAMGAMGSDAAIEAADVVLMDDDPMKIAKAIKISRKCLGIVYQNIIFALVIKFGCLGLGAIGIANMWFAIFADVGVMVIAVLNAIRALRVHSL
- a CDS encoding cation transporter, which produces MKKTYKIEVDCANCANLMEAATKKTAGVADATVNFMTQKMIVEFEEGAEPKAVMKEVLKACKKVESDCEIEF
- a CDS encoding polysaccharide biosynthesis protein — encoded protein: MEKFLRNSLKDWKKTEGDKVEKAVDYKSKKARVFLLMIYDVIAIQASCILALLARFDFSYKMIDVQYIEGYEHYALINTIAAIIIFSFFKLYDSLWSFASVNEEVNIVMACIVAGAVQIIGMYFMRIEMPRSYYPINTVLLMVFITAGRFFYRFVRTWQQRLKVEDVGKPVRTMVIGAGEAGAALVRELKGSRYLNREIPCIIDDTPHKKGTYLLGIPIIGGREYIHEAVGKYGIEEIILAIPSMTNRQKREILEICKDCKCRVSVLPGTYELVKGEVTVSQLRKVDINDLLGRDPVKTDLEIVMKYVKGKVVLITGGGGSIGSELCRQVADYGAKQLIIFDIYENNAYDIQLELRKTHPELDLVVLIGSVRNTHRVEEIFRDYRPQIVYHAAAHKHVPLMEDSPNEAIKNNVFGTYNVAKCAEEYHTDKFILISTDKAVNPTNIMGASKRLCEMVIQSFARESRHTQFAAVRFGNVLGSNGSVIPIFRKQIEEGGPVTVTHPNIIRFFMTIPEAVSLVLQAGAYAKDGEIFVLDMGEPVKIADLAANMIKLSGLQPDVDIEIKYTGLRPGEKLYEELLMNEEGLQKTENELIYVGKPIDFDEEKFFDELKELKDHAYEDKGDIREHVARLVPTYHYEKTEK
- a CDS encoding LCP family protein, with protein sequence MGKHIVGKLICVIQLICSLTLFGVLWTSGMIPMKYLAVMGVVLFLLLAVSFGLQFVKNKAYIGGIVISIIVCISTVFALFWLLKTDNAMRKVGGATYKTDNMIVVVKKEDAAVELKDAGNYRFGKQIVSDRDNTDLMIQKINDTVGREINVTDYATVQELGQALLNGEVEAAIYNQAFEGILDELIEGYSDQVKILYQYGIDTKIEGESSDQIKNQDTFSLYISGIDVSGPITMTSRSDVNIIVTVNTKTKQILLTTTPRDYYVPIPDISGEQRDKLTHAGIYGVDASMSTLESIYGIDISYYAKVNFTSLIKIVDILGGVDVNSEYAFSAGGYTFNEGLNHLNGAAALAFSRERHSFAAGDNQRGRNQEAVLTAMLRKAMSPAILKNANQLLTEVSDSVETNMTSEEMAELIQMQLNDGAEWNIVSANAIGQGGKEACFSSGSQLLYVMWPDEASVASIKQKMQQVINGEVLTE
- a CDS encoding protein tyrosine phosphatase; its protein translation is MNKYIDMHCHILPGVDDGAKNLKDTEQMLKIAYQEGIRAIVATPHHHDRRGKASIQQLNCQLQKVKELIQEMNMNMKIYPGMEVFFVQEILEELDQGTIATIGKSSYILIEFSTEAPFSYIQRAVQEVQMKGYRVIIAHVERYLCLTKNIDKVRSLVEMGAYIQVNASSIIGGFTIKHFIKSIMKEHLVHLVGTDAHDPEYRPPAIKKAAVYVERKHGHDYMEQIFWRNGVAVLRNKKI